The Pantoea phytobeneficialis genome has a segment encoding these proteins:
- a CDS encoding LLM class flavin-dependent oxidoreductase, translating to MKKIGFLSFGHWTPSSQSATRSAQDVLLQSIDLAVAAEELGADGAYYRVHHFARQLSSPFPLLAAVGARTKSIEIGTGVIDMRYENPLYMAEDAGAADLISNGRLQLGISRGSPEQVVEGYRYFGFNPKDGESDADMGRRHTEELLEVLRGEGFAKPNPQPMFPNPPGLLRLEPFSEGLRERIWWGSGSNATAIWAAQQGMNLQSSTLKDDETGEPFHIQQAKQIRAYREAWQAAGHQRTPRVSVSRSIFALTNDIDRAYFGRSGQDQDSVGFLDEKTRAIFGRSYAAEPEQLIKQLAQDEAIAEADTLLLTIPNQLGVDYCAHVMEAILTHVAPELGWR from the coding sequence ATGAAAAAGATTGGCTTTTTATCCTTTGGTCACTGGACGCCATCATCACAATCTGCCACCCGTTCTGCTCAGGATGTGTTGTTGCAATCTATCGATTTGGCCGTGGCCGCTGAAGAGTTAGGTGCCGATGGCGCATACTATCGCGTGCACCACTTTGCCCGTCAGTTAAGTTCTCCGTTCCCCTTGCTGGCCGCTGTGGGGGCGCGTACCAAAAGCATCGAGATTGGTACTGGCGTGATTGATATGCGCTACGAAAACCCGCTGTACATGGCGGAAGATGCCGGCGCCGCCGACCTGATCTCCAATGGCCGTCTGCAATTGGGTATCAGCCGTGGTTCGCCGGAGCAGGTGGTTGAAGGTTATCGCTACTTTGGCTTTAACCCGAAAGACGGCGAAAGCGATGCCGATATGGGACGTCGTCATACCGAGGAGTTGCTGGAAGTGCTGCGTGGTGAAGGCTTTGCTAAACCCAATCCACAGCCGATGTTCCCAAATCCACCGGGGCTACTGCGCCTGGAGCCTTTCTCTGAAGGCCTGCGTGAGCGTATCTGGTGGGGTTCCGGCTCGAACGCAACCGCCATCTGGGCCGCGCAGCAGGGGATGAACCTGCAAAGTTCAACGCTGAAAGATGATGAAACCGGTGAGCCGTTCCATATCCAGCAGGCGAAACAAATTCGCGCGTACCGTGAAGCCTGGCAGGCAGCCGGTCATCAGCGCACGCCGCGTGTTTCCGTCAGCCGCAGCATTTTTGCTCTGACCAATGATATCGACCGTGCCTATTTTGGTCGCAGCGGTCAGGATCAGGATTCCGTCGGTTTCCTCGATGAGAAAACCCGCGCTATCTTTGGTCGCAGCTATGCGGCAGAGCCGGAACAGCTGATCAAACAGCTGGCACAGGATGAGGCGATTGCCGAAGCCGATACGCTGTTGCTGACCATTCCGAACCAGCTTGGGGTGGATTACTGTGCGCATGTGATGGAAGCGATCCTGACCCATGTGGCACCGGAGCTGGGCTGGCGTTAA
- a CDS encoding fatty acid desaturase: MPKGSSAYINAQQREQVHQLARSWLWRSELPTWLLMLAVYGGWFGTLFFGQQLGWLPTTLLMIIFTTWYMSLQHELIHGHPTRWPRLNQLFGTLPLAVWYPYGLYRDSHLAHHRNHTLTDPDDDPESYYLTPQHWARLQPWQRRVIHLRNTFTGRLLLGPLLDILATLRALLLAFRQRDRQAIVMWVIHLSLLAGLFWWLAQWGYSPLWLVLAVSYPALALTKVRSFYEHRAEEEPLARSVNNEAGLAWRVLFLNLNYHSVHHDLPGLPWYGLRRVYLLHREDYFQRNQGFRVAGYGEWLQRFWARPIAVNVHPARKQDVRHD; the protein is encoded by the coding sequence ATGCCCAAAGGTTCTTCCGCCTATATCAACGCACAACAACGTGAACAGGTTCATCAACTGGCGCGTAGCTGGTTATGGCGCAGTGAACTGCCAACCTGGCTGCTGATGCTGGCGGTGTATGGTGGTTGGTTTGGCACGTTATTTTTCGGGCAACAACTTGGCTGGCTGCCGACAACGTTGCTGATGATTATCTTTACCACCTGGTATATGTCGTTGCAGCATGAGTTGATCCACGGCCACCCTACCCGCTGGCCGCGCCTCAATCAGTTGTTCGGCACTCTGCCGCTGGCGGTGTGGTATCCCTATGGTCTGTATCGCGATTCACATCTGGCGCACCATCGTAACCACACCCTGACCGATCCCGATGACGACCCGGAAAGCTATTATCTGACACCGCAACATTGGGCGCGCTTGCAGCCCTGGCAGCGCCGGGTGATCCATCTGCGTAATACGTTCACCGGACGGCTGCTGCTGGGGCCATTGCTGGACATTCTTGCGACGCTGCGAGCGCTGCTGCTGGCGTTTCGTCAGCGTGACAGGCAGGCCATCGTCATGTGGGTGATTCACCTCAGCCTGTTGGCTGGGTTGTTCTGGTGGCTGGCGCAATGGGGTTATTCACCGCTGTGGTTAGTACTGGCGGTGAGTTATCCGGCGCTGGCGCTGACCAAAGTCCGGTCTTTCTATGAACATCGCGCCGAGGAGGAACCGCTGGCGCGTTCGGTGAATAACGAAGCGGGGCTGGCGTGGCGCGTGCTGTTCCTTAACCTCAACTATCATTCAGTACATCACGATCTGCCGGGCCTGCCGTGGTATGGCCTGCGTCGCGTTTACCTGCTTCATCGCGAGGACTATTTCCAACGCAACCAGGGGTTTCGCGTCGCGGGTTATGGCGAATGGCTGCAACGCTTTTGGGCCAGACCGATTGCGGTTAACGTCCACCCGGCTCGCAAACAGGATGTACGCCATGACTAA
- the fusA gene encoding elongation factor G: MPRPLPIERYRNIGISAHIDAGKTTTTERILFYTGMSHKLGEVHDGAATTDWMAQEQERGITITSAAVSCYWPGMDGSFAPHRINIIDTPGHVDFTIEVERSMRVLDGAVMVYDAVGGVQPQSETVWRQANKYHVPRIAFVNKMDRQGADFFRVVQMMKDRLHAHPVPIVIPIGAEEHFTGVVDLTKMRAIYWDDATQGMTFSYAAIPDELQALAAEWRENMVAAAAEASDALMDVYLEQGDLSEEQVIAGLRRRTLLNEIQPMLCGSAFKNKGVQRMLDAVVELMPSPVDVPPVAGIDEHGEHAERHADDDEPFSALAFKLMSDPYVGQLTFVRVYSGVLRKGDSVWNAVKGRKERIGRIVQMQANDRIEIEEIRAGDIAACVGLKEVTTGETLCDPNAVITLERMDFPDPVISLSIEPKTKSDQEKMGLALQRLAAEDPSFRLHTDEESGQTIISGMGELHLEIIVDRMKREFGVEANIGRPQVTYRETIRKTVRDVEGKFVRQSGGKGQYGHVVLTLEPQQPGGGFAFEDATKGGVVPREFIPSVEKGIREALNSGVLAGYPVVDVKATLTFGSYHDVDSSEMAFRMAAIFGFKAAAKQADPVILEPVMQVEVETPEEYAGNVMGDLSSRRGTLQGMEERFGARIIHAEVPLAEMFGYSTTLRSMSQGRATYSMEFNHYAEAPKNVADAIIAARH; encoded by the coding sequence ATGCCCCGACCGCTACCCATCGAACGTTATCGCAATATCGGCATTTCCGCGCACATCGATGCCGGTAAAACTACCACCACCGAGCGCATCCTGTTTTACACCGGGATGAGTCATAAGCTGGGTGAAGTGCACGATGGCGCGGCAACCACCGACTGGATGGCACAGGAGCAGGAGCGAGGTATTACCATCACCTCGGCAGCGGTAAGCTGCTACTGGCCCGGTATGGATGGCAGCTTTGCGCCGCACCGTATCAACATTATCGATACCCCCGGACACGTCGATTTCACTATCGAAGTGGAACGTTCAATGCGTGTGCTGGATGGTGCCGTGATGGTGTATGACGCCGTGGGTGGCGTGCAGCCGCAATCAGAAACCGTCTGGCGTCAGGCCAACAAATATCATGTGCCGCGCATTGCCTTCGTCAACAAGATGGACCGCCAGGGCGCGGATTTCTTCCGCGTGGTGCAGATGATGAAAGATCGTCTGCACGCCCATCCGGTGCCGATTGTGATCCCGATTGGTGCCGAGGAGCACTTTACCGGCGTGGTGGATCTCACCAAAATGCGCGCCATTTACTGGGACGATGCCACGCAGGGTATGACCTTCAGCTACGCTGCGATCCCGGACGAATTACAGGCGCTGGCCGCCGAGTGGCGTGAAAATATGGTGGCTGCCGCCGCAGAAGCCAGTGACGCCTTGATGGATGTGTATCTTGAGCAGGGCGACCTGAGCGAGGAGCAGGTGATTGCCGGTCTGCGCCGGCGTACCTTGCTGAACGAGATCCAGCCGATGCTGTGCGGCAGTGCGTTTAAAAATAAAGGCGTGCAACGCATGCTGGATGCGGTGGTTGAGCTGATGCCGTCACCGGTGGATGTACCCCCGGTGGCGGGTATTGATGAGCACGGCGAACATGCTGAACGTCATGCTGATGATGACGAACCGTTCTCGGCGCTGGCATTCAAGTTGATGAGCGACCCCTACGTTGGCCAGCTGACTTTTGTGCGCGTCTATTCCGGCGTGCTGCGTAAAGGCGACAGCGTATGGAATGCGGTGAAAGGACGGAAAGAACGCATCGGGCGTATCGTACAAATGCAGGCGAACGATCGCATCGAGATCGAAGAAATTCGCGCCGGTGATATCGCCGCCTGCGTCGGCCTGAAAGAGGTCACGACCGGGGAAACCCTGTGTGACCCGAATGCGGTGATCACCCTGGAACGTATGGACTTCCCGGATCCGGTGATTTCGCTGTCGATTGAGCCGAAGACCAAAAGCGACCAGGAAAAAATGGGGCTGGCGTTGCAGCGTCTGGCGGCGGAGGATCCATCGTTCCGCCTGCATACCGATGAAGAATCGGGCCAGACCATTATTTCCGGTATGGGTGAGCTGCATCTGGAGATCATCGTTGACCGCATGAAACGCGAGTTTGGCGTGGAGGCCAATATTGGTCGCCCGCAGGTGACTTACCGTGAAACCATCCGCAAAACGGTACGCGATGTTGAAGGTAAGTTTGTGCGCCAGTCAGGTGGTAAAGGTCAGTACGGCCATGTGGTGCTGACGCTGGAACCGCAGCAGCCGGGGGGCGGATTTGCCTTCGAAGATGCCACCAAAGGCGGTGTGGTGCCGCGTGAATTTATTCCTTCGGTCGAGAAGGGGATTCGTGAAGCACTGAACAGCGGCGTGCTGGCGGGATATCCGGTGGTAGACGTCAAAGCCACCCTGACCTTTGGTTCGTATCATGATGTCGACTCATCCGAGATGGCATTCCGCATGGCCGCCATCTTCGGCTTCAAAGCGGCGGCAAAACAGGCCGATCCGGTGATCCTCGAACCGGTAATGCAGGTGGAAGTGGAAACCCCGGAAGAGTATGCCGGTAACGTGATGGGCGATCTCTCTTCACGCCGTGGCACCTTGCAGGGCATGGAAGAACGCTTTGGCGCGCGAATTATTCACGCCGAAGTGCCGCTGGCGGAGATGTTTGGTTACTCCACCACGCTGCGTTCGATGTCGCAGGGCCGTGCAACCTACAGCATGGAATTCAACCACTACGCCGAAGCACCGAAAAACGTCGCCGACGCGATCATCGCGGCACGGCATTAA
- a CDS encoding YdcF family protein, which translates to MKLNGEHIQDINALAAWLALDHIPQEGTLEADLAILAGHAVLPNIEGVVALTKKYQLPLLISGGIGHSTPLLAQMMAAHPLYRQIATQGKSEAEMLGDMARLFAALPDDQLLLEDKSRNCGENAAFSQQLLDKLAWQPQRVILVQDPLMQRRTWETFRWQWRDRDDAPEFISWPVFTPQVMMDAGMLRIIGAPPQGLWSMERFLSLLMGEVQRLRDDENGYGPRGKGFFGHVDVPDAVEAGWQRLMRLPGVQSRING; encoded by the coding sequence ATGAAGCTTAATGGTGAACATATTCAGGATATCAATGCGCTGGCGGCATGGCTGGCGCTGGATCATATTCCGCAGGAGGGTACGCTGGAGGCCGATTTAGCCATTCTGGCCGGACATGCGGTGCTGCCGAATATTGAAGGTGTGGTCGCACTGACCAAAAAATATCAGCTCCCTTTGCTTATCAGCGGCGGTATCGGTCACTCCACGCCACTGCTGGCACAAATGATGGCGGCGCATCCGTTGTACCGGCAAATCGCGACTCAGGGTAAAAGCGAAGCAGAGATGCTGGGCGATATGGCGCGTCTGTTTGCCGCGTTGCCGGACGACCAACTGTTGCTGGAAGATAAATCGCGCAACTGTGGCGAAAATGCGGCCTTCAGCCAGCAGTTATTAGACAAACTGGCGTGGCAGCCGCAGCGGGTGATTCTGGTGCAGGATCCGCTGATGCAGCGTCGTACCTGGGAAACCTTCCGCTGGCAGTGGCGCGATCGTGACGATGCGCCTGAGTTTATCAGCTGGCCGGTGTTTACCCCGCAGGTGATGATGGATGCCGGTATGCTGCGTATTATCGGCGCGCCACCGCAGGGGTTGTGGTCAATGGAACGTTTTCTGTCGTTGCTGATGGGGGAAGTGCAGCGTCTGCGTGATGATGAAAACGGCTATGGCCCGCGCGGCAAAGGGTTCTTCGGTCATGTTGATGTCCCGGATGCGGTCGAAGCGGGCTGGCAAAGATTGATGCGCCTGCCAGGGGTGCAGTCGCGCATCAATGGATAA
- a CDS encoding phosphate/phosphite/phosphonate ABC transporter substrate-binding protein, whose protein sequence is MTKTFSLPMYDINHATTEALTDALVQLLAARGVAARVAWHSDLLPHWRDHDLLLSQTCGYPLVKLLPDVQLVGAFQSSAPGCEGLRYRSWLVVRAEDAALTLADFRGRRAVCNSDDSHSGYNSLRYVVAPLAQQGRFFAETGFSGSHRQSLAALRHQQADIAAIDCITWALLLHNFPEELAGLTIIGETPLCAALPLITAASTDQPTLAALRSALTQLVQDEAYRELCATSLIGGFATPDRAFYDEVLQWEQQAATRGVTAL, encoded by the coding sequence ATGACTAAAACGTTTTCCTTACCGATGTACGATATCAACCATGCCACCACCGAAGCGTTGACGGATGCGCTGGTGCAGTTGCTGGCCGCGCGCGGCGTGGCAGCCCGCGTGGCGTGGCACAGCGATCTGCTGCCGCACTGGCGCGATCACGACTTGTTGCTGAGCCAGACCTGTGGCTACCCATTGGTAAAACTGCTGCCGGATGTGCAACTGGTGGGCGCATTTCAATCCAGCGCACCGGGTTGTGAAGGTTTGCGTTATCGCAGCTGGCTGGTGGTTCGCGCCGAGGATGCAGCGCTGACGCTGGCCGATTTTCGTGGTCGCCGGGCGGTGTGCAACAGCGATGATTCGCACTCCGGCTACAACTCGCTGCGTTACGTGGTGGCCCCGCTGGCGCAGCAGGGAAGATTCTTTGCCGAAACAGGTTTCAGCGGCAGCCATCGTCAGTCGCTGGCCGCCCTGCGTCATCAGCAGGCGGATATTGCCGCCATTGATTGCATCACCTGGGCATTGTTGCTGCACAATTTTCCCGAGGAGCTGGCCGGGTTAACGATTATTGGTGAAACGCCGTTGTGTGCTGCGCTGCCGCTGATTACCGCCGCCAGCACCGATCAACCGACGCTGGCCGCCTTACGTAGCGCCTTGACACAGTTGGTGCAGGATGAGGCTTATCGGGAACTGTGCGCAACCAGCCTGATCGGCGGCTTCGCTACGCCGGATCGCGCCTTTTACGATGAAGTGTTGCAGTGGGAACAGCAGGCCGCCACGCGGGGCGTGACGGCGCTGTAA
- a CDS encoding LysR family transcriptional regulator, which yields MQSEKFAEFLGVFVDVARESSFSAAGRRRGRTPSSIGRQIDALEAHLDTPLFLRSTRHLTLTDAGEALLIRARQILDSLVDAQQELASMKGEVTGILRVACYPTFGKRYVLPVMGELARQHPDLRLELDLTERLADPVAERLDLVIRIGDMADSTLIGSRIAVQTRVLCASPAYLAQHEGPATLADLAAHRLIDKLHGSDLLGWSAVLGHPTRASNTAPVFGCDDFEGMRLAAVEGLGIAYLPDWVVGEDIKAGVLQQIFPEWSAQPQAATGIYALRALRHPPARVTLFLDALRTRIGNPAIWSVQDI from the coding sequence ATGCAATCAGAGAAATTTGCCGAGTTCCTTGGCGTCTTCGTTGACGTCGCACGCGAGAGTAGTTTTTCCGCTGCTGGTCGGCGGCGTGGCCGTACCCCCTCGTCGATTGGTCGTCAGATTGATGCACTGGAAGCGCATCTTGATACGCCGTTGTTTCTGCGCTCCACCCGCCATCTCACCCTGACGGATGCCGGTGAAGCCTTGTTGATCCGTGCCAGACAGATTCTGGATTCGCTGGTGGATGCACAGCAGGAGCTGGCGTCGATGAAAGGGGAAGTCACCGGGATTTTGCGCGTGGCCTGCTACCCGACCTTTGGCAAGCGCTACGTGCTGCCGGTGATGGGGGAACTGGCCCGTCAGCACCCGGATTTACGGCTGGAGCTGGATCTGACCGAACGTCTGGCTGACCCGGTAGCGGAACGTCTGGATCTGGTGATCCGCATCGGGGATATGGCGGACAGTACCCTGATTGGCAGTCGCATTGCTGTTCAGACCCGCGTGTTGTGCGCCAGTCCGGCATATCTGGCGCAGCACGAGGGACCTGCCACGCTGGCCGATCTGGCCGCACATCGGCTGATCGACAAATTACATGGCTCCGACCTGTTGGGTTGGTCTGCGGTGCTGGGGCATCCGACACGGGCATCCAACACCGCACCGGTTTTTGGTTGTGATGATTTTGAAGGGATGCGTCTGGCGGCGGTGGAGGGACTAGGAATCGCTTATCTCCCCGATTGGGTGGTGGGGGAGGATATCAAGGCCGGGGTTTTGCAGCAGATTTTTCCTGAGTGGTCGGCACAGCCGCAGGCGGCAACCGGGATTTACGCGTTACGCGCGTTACGTCATCCCCCGGCTCGCGTCACCCTGTTTCTTGATGCCTTGCGCACCCGGATTGGCAATCCGGCGATCTGGTCAGTGCAGGATATTTAA
- a CDS encoding NAD-dependent succinate-semialdehyde dehydrogenase — MQNPTYDSLYLFINGKWLNADDRDTAAVVNPATGNVLGRLPLATEADLALALDVARDSFDVWRHTVPAERARIMKRAAELMRERAEHIATQMTLEEGKPLTESRDEVLRAAEYFEWFAEEARRIHGRVVPANRPGVQQLVKRQAIGPVAAFTPWNFPAITPARKLSAALAAGCSVILKPGEESPATALALARCLDEAGLPKGVLQIVFGVPDKVSSQLIASPIIRKVAFTGSVPVGRLLSERAADGVKPITLELGGHGPVLVFADADIDAAATGGAANRFRGTGQICISSTRFLIQRPVYERFVAAFVAATEKLVIGDGMAAGTQVGPLANQRQLEKMELLVADAVAQGAKVLIGGKRIAGPGYFFQPTVLADVPMSARIMHEEPFGPIAVMRPFDALEDGLAEANRLPYGLSAYAFTRDARTAIDVGDGLEAGMIGINQYRIIATELPFGGMKESGHGSEGGTEGIEHYLTNKFISQI, encoded by the coding sequence ATGCAAAACCCAACTTATGATTCACTTTACCTGTTCATCAATGGCAAGTGGCTGAACGCCGACGACCGCGATACCGCCGCCGTGGTAAACCCGGCGACTGGCAACGTACTTGGCCGCCTGCCGCTGGCGACCGAAGCTGACCTGGCGCTGGCGCTGGATGTTGCGCGTGACAGCTTTGACGTCTGGCGTCACACCGTCCCCGCTGAACGGGCGCGCATTATGAAGCGTGCAGCGGAACTGATGCGTGAACGCGCTGAGCATATCGCCACGCAGATGACCCTCGAAGAGGGCAAGCCGCTGACCGAGAGCCGTGATGAAGTGCTGCGCGCCGCCGAATACTTCGAATGGTTCGCCGAAGAAGCCCGCCGTATTCATGGCCGCGTGGTGCCCGCCAATCGTCCCGGCGTGCAGCAACTGGTGAAACGTCAGGCCATTGGCCCGGTCGCCGCCTTCACCCCGTGGAACTTCCCGGCTATCACCCCGGCACGCAAGTTGTCTGCCGCGCTGGCTGCGGGATGCAGCGTGATTCTGAAACCCGGTGAGGAAAGCCCGGCAACGGCACTGGCGCTGGCGCGCTGTCTCGACGAGGCTGGCCTGCCAAAAGGGGTGCTGCAAATTGTCTTTGGCGTACCGGATAAAGTCTCTTCTCAGCTCATCGCCTCACCGATCATTCGTAAGGTGGCCTTCACCGGTTCGGTTCCGGTCGGTCGTCTACTGTCAGAACGTGCCGCCGACGGGGTAAAACCCATCACGCTGGAGCTGGGGGGACACGGTCCGGTGTTGGTGTTTGCCGATGCCGATATCGATGCCGCCGCAACCGGGGGCGCCGCAAATCGCTTCCGTGGCACCGGCCAAATCTGTATCTCTTCCACCCGCTTTCTGATCCAGCGTCCGGTATATGAACGCTTTGTCGCGGCCTTTGTCGCCGCAACCGAGAAGCTGGTGATTGGTGACGGTATGGCGGCAGGAACGCAGGTTGGCCCGCTGGCGAATCAACGTCAGCTGGAGAAGATGGAATTGCTGGTGGCGGATGCCGTCGCCCAGGGGGCAAAAGTACTGATCGGCGGCAAACGTATTGCGGGTCCCGGTTATTTCTTCCAACCCACCGTGCTGGCGGATGTGCCGATGAGCGCCCGCATCATGCATGAAGAACCGTTTGGCCCGATTGCCGTGATGCGCCCCTTCGACGCGCTGGAAGACGGCCTGGCAGAAGCCAATCGCCTGCCCTACGGACTGTCTGCCTATGCCTTTACCCGTGATGCCCGTACCGCCATTGATGTCGGCGATGGCCTCGAAGCCGGGATGATCGGCATCAATCAGTACCGCATCATTGCGACCGAGTTGCCGTTCGGCGGAATGAAGGAGAGCGGCCACGGCTCTGAAGGCGGTACCGAAGGCATTGAACATTACCTGACCAATAAATTTATCAGCCAGATTTAA
- a CDS encoding carboxymuconolactone decarboxylase family protein, with product MKPIDFTSPRAAARPFTPKLADFVEQPLYSDVWKDADLAPRDRSLITIACLIALNHANELPAHLRRGIENGLTQTELSAVITHMAFYAGFPAAITASAYANATFADDQSN from the coding sequence ATGAAACCGATTGATTTCACCAGCCCGCGCGCTGCCGCTCGTCCGTTTACCCCGAAACTGGCGGACTTTGTTGAACAGCCGCTGTATTCAGACGTCTGGAAAGATGCGGATCTGGCCCCGCGCGACCGCAGCCTGATCACCATCGCCTGTCTGATTGCACTGAACCACGCCAATGAGCTGCCCGCGCATTTACGCCGTGGTATCGAAAATGGCCTGACCCAAACCGAGTTAAGTGCCGTGATTACCCATATGGCGTTTTATGCCGGTTTCCCGGCCGCCATTACCGCGTCAGCCTATGCCAACGCCACCTTTGCCGATGACCAGAGCAATTGA
- a CDS encoding NAD(P)H-quinone oxidoreductase, which yields MKAITFDQFGPAEVLTLTEVAEPVLRPQDLLVRTRAAGVNRADLTHRRGGYGRPDFGDSTLMGLEIAGDVIAVGAEVSGYKVGDRVMGIVGGGAYAEVARIDYRMAMPIPDSLNYVQAAAITEVFVTANEALVNLGKLQAGETVLIHAGAGGVGGAAVQLAHAIGATVITTAQASAHQLVRRMGADYVIDYVHEDFATVVDSLTEKRGVDLILDFIGAPYFERNVNALNFGGRLVQIGIMGGIENAKIPLDRLLYRHLQIFGTVMKSRSQEVKHAMSQRFRERWLSEFGKEGLAPIIDSVYPLAEAAAAHQRMEEGLNVGKIVLTA from the coding sequence ATGAAAGCCATTACATTTGATCAGTTTGGACCGGCCGAGGTGTTAACCCTGACCGAGGTTGCAGAACCGGTTCTGCGCCCACAGGATTTACTGGTGCGCACCCGCGCCGCCGGGGTTAACCGGGCCGATCTCACCCATCGTCGTGGCGGCTATGGCCGCCCTGACTTCGGGGATTCCACCCTGATGGGGCTGGAAATCGCCGGTGATGTGATTGCCGTCGGTGCCGAAGTTTCCGGTTACAAGGTCGGTGACCGCGTAATGGGTATCGTTGGCGGTGGGGCTTACGCCGAAGTGGCGCGCATTGATTACCGCATGGCGATGCCGATCCCTGACAGCCTGAACTACGTCCAGGCGGCAGCCATCACCGAAGTGTTTGTCACCGCCAATGAAGCGCTGGTGAATCTCGGTAAATTGCAGGCAGGCGAGACGGTGTTAATCCATGCAGGGGCGGGTGGCGTGGGTGGTGCGGCGGTACAACTGGCGCATGCCATCGGGGCAACGGTGATCACCACCGCCCAGGCCAGCGCTCATCAGTTGGTACGTCGTATGGGGGCAGATTATGTTATCGATTATGTGCATGAGGATTTCGCCACGGTGGTCGACAGCCTGACGGAGAAACGCGGCGTCGATTTGATCCTCGACTTTATCGGTGCGCCCTACTTCGAACGTAACGTTAATGCGCTCAACTTCGGCGGTCGCCTGGTGCAGATTGGTATTATGGGCGGCATCGAAAATGCCAAAATTCCACTGGATCGGCTGCTGTATCGCCACCTGCAAATTTTCGGCACGGTGATGAAATCGCGCAGTCAGGAGGTCAAACACGCGATGTCACAACGCTTCCGTGAACGCTGGTTATCCGAATTTGGCAAGGAGGGACTGGCACCGATTATCGACAGTGTCTATCCCCTTGCTGAAGCAGCGGCGGCCCATCAGCGCATGGAAGAGGGCCTTAACGTCGGGAAAATCGTGTTGACGGCGTAG
- a CDS encoding ketopantoate reductase family protein, with the protein MRILVVGAGATGGYFGARLAQAGRDVTFLVRERRFQQLKANGMVLKTPDSTETLHPQLVQAGTLDGSYDLIILTVKSFGLAQAMEDIAPAVGPDTLIMPILNGMRHIDTLQKRFGDKVIGGLCKINATLGENGEVVQMTPLHILFYGALNGVNDARLQRVDETLRGAQFNTVFADNISSELWEKWLLLSTLGAVCCLGRGNTQQILTSQGGEALLQGIFGEVLKVISAEGYLERPAVTAKILETLNNPATPMTSSMYRDLTQGFDIEADQIIGDLVARATRNGVATPLLNAVYVNLQVYLKNR; encoded by the coding sequence ATGCGCATTCTGGTAGTCGGCGCCGGCGCAACCGGCGGGTATTTCGGTGCGCGTCTGGCGCAAGCAGGACGTGATGTGACTTTTCTGGTGCGCGAGCGCCGTTTTCAGCAGTTAAAAGCGAACGGGATGGTGCTGAAAACCCCCGACAGCACCGAAACCCTGCATCCGCAACTGGTACAGGCCGGCACGCTGGACGGCAGCTATGACCTGATTATCCTGACGGTAAAAAGTTTTGGTCTGGCGCAGGCGATGGAAGATATCGCCCCGGCTGTCGGCCCTGACACCCTGATTATGCCAATTCTCAACGGCATGCGGCATATCGATACGTTGCAAAAACGTTTTGGCGACAAGGTGATTGGCGGCCTGTGTAAAATCAACGCCACCCTCGGTGAGAACGGCGAAGTGGTGCAGATGACGCCGCTGCATATCCTGTTCTACGGGGCGCTGAACGGCGTGAATGACGCGCGTCTGCAACGGGTGGATGAGACGTTGCGCGGTGCGCAGTTCAACACCGTGTTTGCCGACAACATCAGCAGTGAGCTGTGGGAGAAGTGGTTGCTGCTGAGTACGCTGGGAGCCGTGTGCTGCCTCGGGCGCGGCAATACTCAGCAAATCCTGACATCACAGGGCGGGGAAGCGTTGTTGCAGGGCATCTTCGGTGAAGTGCTGAAGGTGATCAGCGCCGAAGGCTATCTTGAGCGCCCGGCGGTGACGGCGAAGATTCTTGAGACGCTGAATAATCCGGCCACCCCAATGACCTCTTCGATGTACCGTGACCTGACCCAGGGCTTTGATATTGAGGCGGATCAGATCATCGGTGACCTGGTGGCGCGCGCCACGCGCAACGGGGTGGCTACGCCGCTGCTGAATGCGGTGTATGTTAATTTGCAGGTGTATCTGAAGAACCGGTAA